One region of Chloroflexi bacterium ADurb.Bin180 genomic DNA includes:
- the yhdJ_1 gene encoding DNA adenine methyltransferase YhdJ, which translates to MRKAVSESMRGVSVTPASHDARIIQIDIHDPISPVDTELIGRVFAQFPPDDIAHQLADSCLTVSLMSLDFARFRTAVQRLADSPEPNSNSQAARLLTELSSKIESIRSYGINGKKRVYVGYASERKVLNRHAKVENRARYYYADGNGFDAANVDLPENLTNRIICGDSAQVLATFPDNCVDLVFTSPPYNFGLDYADNQDSSYWPNYFEGLFRVLDQCVRVLKYGGRIVVNVQPLFSDYIPSHHVISNYLMSKKLMWKGEILWEKNNYNCKYTAWGSWRSPSNPYLKYTWEFLEVFCKGTLKKAGDPADADVTADEFKKWVVAKWSIAPERDMKKYGHPAMFPEELASRVLKLFSFQKDVVLDPFNGAGTTTVVAKKLQRRFVGIDISPEYCRSAERRLSSLLL; encoded by the coding sequence ATGCGCAAAGCAGTCAGTGAATCTATGCGCGGCGTGTCAGTGACGCCTGCATCCCATGACGCTCGCATCATTCAGATTGATATACATGACCCCATCAGCCCAGTAGACACCGAGCTGATTGGCCGGGTCTTCGCGCAGTTCCCGCCCGACGACATCGCTCATCAGCTTGCTGACTCCTGCCTGACTGTCAGTTTGATGTCGCTTGATTTTGCGCGCTTTCGGACGGCGGTGCAACGACTTGCTGATTCTCCGGAACCCAATTCCAACAGTCAGGCAGCGAGGCTGCTGACGGAGCTCTCTTCCAAGATAGAGTCGATTCGAAGCTACGGCATCAACGGCAAGAAGCGAGTCTACGTAGGCTACGCCAGTGAGCGAAAAGTGCTGAATCGCCACGCCAAGGTCGAGAACAGGGCGCGATACTATTACGCCGATGGAAATGGCTTTGACGCAGCAAACGTGGATCTCCCGGAGAATCTCACAAACCGGATCATCTGTGGCGACAGCGCTCAAGTTCTCGCCACATTCCCCGACAACTGTGTTGACCTTGTCTTCACCTCGCCCCCGTACAACTTTGGTCTTGACTACGCCGACAATCAGGACTCGTCCTACTGGCCCAACTACTTCGAGGGTCTCTTCCGCGTGCTGGACCAGTGCGTCCGGGTGCTGAAGTACGGCGGTCGGATAGTAGTGAACGTGCAGCCTCTATTCTCGGACTACATCCCCTCGCATCACGTTATCAGCAACTATCTCATGTCCAAGAAACTGATGTGGAAGGGGGAGATTCTCTGGGAGAAGAATAACTACAACTGCAAATACACCGCATGGGGAAGCTGGCGAAGTCCAAGCAACCCCTACCTGAAGTACACTTGGGAGTTCCTTGAGGTGTTCTGCAAGGGTACCCTGAAGAAGGCCGGAGACCCTGCCGACGCTGACGTCACGGCGGACGAATTCAAGAAGTGGGTCGTGGCAAAGTGGAGCATAGCTCCCGAGCGAGACATGAAAAAATACGGCCACCCGGCGATGTTCCCAGAAGAACTAGCATCGCGGGTGTTGAAGCTCTTTTCGTTCCAGAAGGACGTGGTTCTGGACCCCTTCAACGGAGCGGGAACCACGACTGTGGTGGCGAAGAAGCTGCAGCGACGCTTTGTGGGTATCGACATCTCACCTGAATACTGCCGATCCGCCGAGAGGCGCCTCTCGTCGCTCTTGCTCTAG